One window from the genome of Methyloradius palustris encodes:
- a CDS encoding winged helix-turn-helix domain-containing protein, whose protein sequence is MAATLKIRIANGKMIAMGPGKADLLEAIHSTGSISAAAKSMRMSYRRAWELVDAMNQCFKEPLVSTSSGGSHGGGAQVTDFGFHILNCYRTIEAKTQAAAAAELLEITEQFKQIE, encoded by the coding sequence ATGGCAGCAACACTTAAAATTCGTATCGCTAATGGCAAGATGATTGCCATGGGGCCAGGCAAGGCGGATTTGCTAGAGGCTATTCATAGCACTGGCTCTATCTCTGCTGCAGCCAAATCTATGCGTATGTCTTACCGACGTGCCTGGGAATTGGTGGATGCCATGAATCAATGTTTTAAAGAGCCGTTGGTATCAACTTCGTCAGGAGGTAGCCATGGTGGTGGGGCGCAAGTTACCGATTTTGGTTTTCATATACTTAATTGTTATCGAACCATAGAAGCAAAAACACAAGCAGCTGCAGCAGCTGAACTGCTTGAAATTACCGAACAATTCAAACAAATAGAATAA